In Crinalium epipsammum PCC 9333, the following are encoded in one genomic region:
- a CDS encoding winged helix-turn-helix domain-containing protein: MLTLDMPKSPSSTKLGQTSRILLVEDEDLIREMLVVSLQEEGYEVVTAIDGRTALTFLQNPETTNIEFPFDLIILDLMLPQVNGLDLCRLLRHQGNPVPILIVSAKASETDRVLGLEVGADDYITKPFSMRELIARCRALLRRHRFSFSTPTPVLQYKDIVVYPQECRVLIRSEEVNLSPKEFRLLELFMSYPRRVWSREQLIDQVWGGDFVGDTKTVDVHIRWLREKLERDPSQPEYLITVRGFGYRFG, translated from the coding sequence ATGCTTACTCTAGATATGCCGAAAAGTCCCTCCAGCACAAAACTAGGGCAGACAAGCCGAATTCTGTTGGTAGAAGACGAAGACTTAATTCGGGAGATGCTAGTTGTCTCCTTGCAAGAAGAAGGTTATGAAGTCGTCACTGCCATCGACGGGCGGACAGCATTAACATTTCTCCAAAATCCTGAAACCACAAACATTGAATTTCCCTTCGATCTAATTATCTTAGATTTAATGCTGCCTCAAGTTAACGGGCTAGATTTATGTCGATTGCTGAGACATCAAGGAAACCCTGTGCCAATTTTGATTGTCAGTGCTAAGGCTAGTGAAACAGACCGAGTTTTAGGTCTTGAAGTAGGTGCTGATGACTACATTACTAAACCATTCAGTATGCGGGAATTGATTGCCCGTTGCCGTGCATTATTACGACGGCATCGCTTCAGCTTTTCAACTCCAACTCCTGTACTGCAATATAAGGATATAGTTGTTTATCCCCAAGAGTGCCGAGTGTTAATCCGCTCGGAAGAAGTCAATCTTTCGCCCAAAGAGTTTCGACTGTTAGAATTATTTATGAGTTATCCCCGTCGGGTTTGGTCACGGGAGCAGTTGATCGACCAAGTGTGGGGAGGAGATTTTGTTGGAGATACTAAAACTGTAGATGTGCATATTCGCTGGTTGCGAGAAAAATTAGAGCGAGATCCTAGTCAGCCGGAATATCTCATCACCGTTCGTGGATTTGGCTACCGCTTTGGTTAA
- a CDS encoding sensor histidine kinase yields the protein MTVIAFLLGLAIGIGLWFWRQTVWHRQMQQMLDLLETGGAEGTSLPIASRLRMGISLVKQQRQQQEILLQSWRQLLELAPIGYLHIDEDNQLIWCNHQARQLLQIYKWESAQARLLLEVVRSFELDQLIEETRQRQQKCELEWLFHPAYKEAAQFNQVRSHLSPEPQIFSQTSNAAIALKAYSLPLPHGQVGVFIENQQPIVELSQSRDRWVSDLAHELRTPLTSIRLVTENLQGRLQPPFSRWVEQMLPEINRLISLVQDFLELTHLEQNPSKYLHLTPVDLGELIDSVWQKLEPLTTQKQLSLLKIQPKEIVFYADSARLTQVFLNLFDNSIKYSPIAGTIRCEINLIPNGDTAEIIQVNIIDSGNGFAEADLPYVFDRLYRGEPSRHRQQLDTGSSNSAPVSTGSGLGLAIVKQIILAHDGSIRAKNDPQTGGAWLQIELPLT from the coding sequence ATGACCGTCATTGCATTTTTGCTAGGGCTGGCAATAGGAATTGGGCTGTGGTTTTGGCGACAAACTGTATGGCATCGGCAAATGCAGCAAATGCTGGATTTGTTGGAAACAGGAGGTGCTGAGGGTACTTCATTGCCGATCGCTTCTCGCTTACGCATGGGCATTAGCTTAGTTAAGCAGCAACGTCAACAGCAAGAAATATTGCTACAAAGTTGGCGACAGTTGCTCGAACTAGCACCAATTGGTTATCTGCACATTGATGAAGACAACCAATTGATTTGGTGCAATCATCAGGCAAGACAACTATTGCAGATTTATAAATGGGAGTCTGCCCAAGCTAGGTTATTGCTAGAAGTAGTGCGATCTTTTGAATTAGATCAACTAATTGAAGAAACACGCCAACGACAGCAAAAGTGCGAACTGGAATGGCTGTTCCACCCAGCTTATAAGGAAGCTGCACAATTTAACCAAGTGCGATCGCACCTATCACCTGAACCACAAATATTTTCCCAAACTAGCAATGCAGCGATCGCCTTAAAAGCATACAGCTTGCCTTTACCACACGGACAAGTGGGAGTTTTTATAGAAAACCAACAACCAATAGTAGAACTTTCTCAATCACGCGATCGCTGGGTTTCAGATCTTGCTCACGAACTCAGAACACCTTTAACCTCTATCCGTTTAGTCACAGAAAATTTACAGGGTCGTCTACAACCTCCCTTTAGTCGCTGGGTGGAGCAAATGCTCCCAGAAATTAATCGTTTGATTAGTTTAGTCCAAGACTTCCTCGAACTAACTCATTTAGAGCAAAACCCCAGTAAATATCTCCACCTCACACCCGTTGATCTAGGAGAATTAATTGACTCAGTTTGGCAGAAACTAGAGCCACTTACGACACAAAAACAACTTAGCTTGTTAAAAATCCAACCAAAAGAAATTGTATTTTATGCTGATTCTGCTCGACTGACTCAAGTTTTTTTAAATTTATTTGACAACAGTATTAAATACAGCCCCATAGCAGGAACTATTCGCTGTGAAATTAATCTCATCCCTAATGGGGATACAGCCGAAATAATTCAAGTTAATATTATTGATTCAGGCAACGGCTTCGCCGAAGCAGATTTACCTTATGTGTTTGATCGACTTTATCGAGGTGAACCCTCAAGACATCGCCAGCAGCTAGATACAGGTAGTTCCAACTCAGCGCCAGTAAGTACGGGTAGTGGATTGGGGCTTGCTATAGTTAAACAAATCATCCTAGCTCACGATGGTTCTATAAGAGCCAAAAACGATCCCCAAACAGGCGGTGCGTGGCTACAAATAGAACTACCGCTAACTTAA